From one Solanum lycopersicum chromosome 12, SLM_r2.1 genomic stretch:
- the LOC138340378 gene encoding uncharacterized protein: protein MGSVTDMVVDKKELVKEIHRLAHLVVKLEDSPKCGIVARHNSKSSLVVAVKSKKHLDPLLMELKETVLTKSNESFYQREDGVHRHQAILCIPDVYGLREFIIEEEHGSWYSIQPGATKMDRDLRETYWWNGMKKDIELLSVQIANK, encoded by the coding sequence ATGGGTAGTGTGACTGATATGGTTGTTGATAAGAAGGAGTTAGTAAAAGAAATTCATAGGTTGGCTCATTTAGTTGTCAAACTAGAGGACTCTCCAAAGTGTGGTATCGTGGCTCGCCACAACTCCAAGTCATCATTAGTTGTTGCGGTGAAATCCAAGAAACACCTTGATCctttattgatggagttgaaggaaacGGTCCTTACTAAGTCTAATGAGTCTTTCTATCAAAGAGAAGATGGGGTGCATAGGCACCAAGCAATATTGTGTATACCAGATGTGTATGGTTTAAGAGAATTTATCATTGAAGAGGAACATGGCTCCTGGTATTCCATTCAGCCAGGTGCTACAAAGATGGACCGCGACTTACGAGAAAcatattggtggaatggtatgaaaaaggacatagagttgctaagtgtccaaattgccaacaagtaa